In one window of Duganella dendranthematis DNA:
- a CDS encoding efflux transporter outer membrane subunit has product MAVALLAGCSVTPSYKVPETPQPAAYKETPSDADKAAAGWTAAAPADTLERGPWWQLFGDPLLNQLADSIEVNNQNVAAAVAAYAQARALVAEQRASLFPVVDLNGSATRSGGGGNNQTANQYRANIGASWEPDVWGKLRAGVGNANASLQASAADLAAARLSAQGELATNYFALREADAEKALLEQTTEGYERVLQITQNRFDAGIAAKSDLLQAQTQLASARIDQITLVRSRANYEHAIAVLLGKAAGEFTLAPADWNITVPDIPTGLPSTLLQRRPDIAAAERRVAAANENIGIARSAYYPSLNLTGSFGYGAASTGGLFNASNNLWSLGLTAAQTLFDAGATKARVSGAEAARDQAIASYRQTVLTAFADVENQLVATRALVQQQDLRKTASEAADQVEAQLLNRYRAGQVSYSDVVTAQQTALSARRALVQAQVNRQTTAIALIQSLGGGWHVASDQAGGTATN; this is encoded by the coding sequence ATGGCGGTTGCGCTGCTGGCCGGCTGCTCGGTCACGCCGAGCTACAAGGTGCCGGAGACGCCGCAGCCGGCGGCCTACAAAGAAACCCCGAGCGACGCCGACAAGGCCGCCGCCGGCTGGACCGCCGCCGCGCCCGCCGACACGCTGGAACGGGGCCCGTGGTGGCAGCTGTTCGGCGATCCGCTGCTGAATCAGCTGGCCGACAGCATCGAGGTGAATAACCAGAACGTGGCCGCCGCCGTCGCCGCGTACGCACAGGCGCGCGCGCTGGTGGCCGAGCAGCGCGCGTCGCTGTTCCCGGTGGTGGACCTGAACGGCAGCGCCACCCGCAGCGGCGGCGGCGGCAACAACCAGACCGCCAACCAGTACCGCGCCAACATCGGCGCCAGCTGGGAGCCGGACGTGTGGGGCAAGCTGCGCGCCGGTGTCGGCAACGCCAACGCCAGCCTGCAGGCCAGCGCCGCCGACCTGGCCGCCGCGCGCCTGTCGGCGCAGGGCGAACTGGCCACCAATTACTTCGCGCTGCGCGAGGCGGACGCCGAGAAGGCGCTGCTGGAGCAGACCACCGAAGGCTACGAGCGGGTGCTGCAGATTACGCAGAACCGCTTCGACGCCGGCATCGCCGCCAAGTCCGACCTGCTGCAGGCGCAAACTCAGCTGGCCAGCGCGCGCATCGACCAGATCACGCTGGTGCGCAGCCGCGCCAATTATGAGCATGCGATCGCGGTCCTGCTGGGCAAGGCCGCCGGCGAGTTCACGCTGGCGCCGGCCGACTGGAACATCACCGTGCCGGATATTCCGACCGGCCTGCCTTCGACGCTGCTGCAACGCCGTCCGGACATCGCCGCCGCTGAGCGCCGCGTCGCCGCCGCCAATGAAAACATCGGCATCGCCCGCAGCGCCTATTACCCGAGTCTGAACCTGACCGGTTCCTTCGGCTACGGCGCGGCCTCCACCGGCGGCTTGTTCAACGCCTCCAACAACCTGTGGTCGCTGGGCCTGACGGCGGCGCAGACGCTGTTCGACGCCGGCGCCACCAAGGCCCGCGTCAGCGGCGCCGAGGCGGCGCGCGACCAGGCCATCGCCAGTTATCGCCAGACGGTGCTGACGGCGTTCGCCGACGTCGAAAACCAGCTGGTGGCCACGCGCGCGCTGGTGCAGCAGCAGGATCTGCGCAAGACGGCGTCGGAAGCGGCCGACCAGGTCGAGGCGCAGCTGCTCAACCGTTACCGCGCCGGCCAAGTCAGCTACAGTGATGTGGTCACGGCGCAGCAGACCGCGCTGAGCGCGCGCCGTGCGCTGGTGCAGGCCCAGGTCAACCGCCAGACCACGGCGATTGCGCTGATCCAGTCGCTGGGCGGCGGCTGGCACGTCGCTAGCGACCAAGCGGGCGGCACGGCCACCAACTAA
- a CDS encoding efflux RND transporter permease subunit, translated as MNLSSPFVKRPIATVLLTVGVALAGIGAFFVLPVAPLPQVDFPIISVSATLPGASPDTMATSVATPLERHLGTIAGVNEMTSQSSTSSANVTLQFDLNRNVDSVAREVQAAINASRVDLPSTLRSNPTYRKANTSGAPIIILALTSKTRTPGQIYDAVSNIVLQRLSQVTGVGDVELGGSSLPAVRVELNPYALNKQGLSMEDVRAAIQAANANRPRGALQGNGRRLQIYSESANASGGRSASDYQNLIVGYRNSTAIRLKDVAEVVDGVEDQNNLGLFNGEKAIIVLLRSQAGANVIETVDSVRAQLPMLQAQLPPDVKIQVASDSTNSIRSSLHEIEITLIISILLVVLVVSVFLRNVRATIVPTVATIVSLLGTFGVMYLLGFSLNNLSLMALTVATGFVVDDAIVVLENTTRHIEAGMDRFEAALLGAREVGFTVLSISLSLIAVFIPLLFMGGQFGALFKEFAITLSAAVMISLVISLTTTPMMCAWLLSPDNVHAKPPGRVARFFERGFDAILKGYEHALDWALHSVWLVMLSLVFVIGLNFYLFAAIPKGGFPQQDTGQINGGIRADQSISFQAMQGKLKQLVDIIKSDPDVATVVGFTGGRRAGGGFMFINLKPANERKVAGQAVIARLRPKLARVTGVSLFLSPVQDLRSGGRSANANYQYTLKSDNQADLKKWAARLAEAMKGQKALTDVDSDQADNGVETFVTIDKQSASRLGISTKDIDNALYDSFGQRQVATIYDELNQYHVIMEVAREYARSPESLKDVYVPSTGLPAPSAANPSGAQVATTAAATSTSGTSSTTTTSSATAANIAAPAVRDASSGNSLSTSATTMVPLSTVASYAESSAPTSINHQDGELATTIAFNLVEGASLSDAAAQIAQAEADIAMPGNVRGSFAGAAKSAQDSNKSLPLLILAAIVVIYIVLGILYESLVHPVTVLTTLPSAGVGAVLALLIFKMEFSTIALIGIFLLIGIVKKNAILIIDFALEAERARGLAPMEAVREACLLRFRPILMTTVAAALGALPLAIGFGEGSELRQPLGVAIIGGLIASQLLTLLTTPVVYILMDKLRRRSPSEQQLSRIHSGESPIIS; from the coding sequence GTGAATCTGTCGTCCCCATTCGTCAAGCGTCCGATCGCCACCGTCCTGTTGACGGTGGGCGTGGCGCTGGCCGGCATTGGCGCGTTCTTCGTGCTGCCGGTGGCGCCGCTGCCGCAGGTGGACTTCCCGATTATTTCGGTGAGCGCCACGTTGCCCGGCGCCAGCCCGGACACCATGGCGACCAGCGTCGCCACGCCGCTGGAGCGGCATCTGGGCACCATCGCCGGCGTCAATGAAATGACCTCGCAGTCGAGCACCAGCTCCGCCAACGTCACCTTGCAGTTCGATTTGAACCGCAACGTCGACTCGGTGGCGCGCGAGGTGCAGGCGGCGATCAACGCCAGCCGCGTCGACCTGCCGTCCACGCTGCGCAGCAATCCGACCTATCGCAAGGCCAACACCTCGGGTGCGCCGATCATCATTCTGGCGCTGACCTCGAAAACCCGCACGCCGGGCCAGATCTACGACGCCGTTTCCAACATCGTGCTGCAACGCCTGTCGCAAGTGACCGGCGTCGGCGACGTGGAACTGGGCGGCAGCTCGCTGCCGGCGGTGCGGGTGGAACTGAACCCGTATGCGCTGAACAAGCAGGGGCTGTCGATGGAGGACGTGCGCGCCGCCATCCAGGCCGCCAACGCCAACCGGCCGCGCGGCGCCTTGCAGGGCAACGGCCGCCGTTTGCAGATCTATTCCGAATCGGCCAACGCCTCCGGCGGCCGCAGCGCCAGCGATTACCAGAACCTGATCGTCGGCTACCGCAACAGCACCGCGATCCGCCTGAAGGATGTGGCGGAGGTGGTCGATGGCGTCGAAGACCAGAACAACCTTGGCCTGTTCAACGGCGAAAAGGCCATCATTGTGCTGCTGCGTTCCCAGGCCGGCGCCAACGTCATCGAGACGGTGGACAGCGTACGGGCGCAGTTGCCGATGCTGCAGGCGCAGCTGCCTCCGGACGTCAAGATCCAGGTGGCCAGCGACAGCACCAACTCGATCCGCTCGTCGCTGCATGAAATCGAGATTACGCTGATCATCTCGATCCTCTTGGTGGTGCTGGTGGTGAGCGTCTTCCTGCGCAACGTGCGGGCCACCATCGTGCCGACGGTGGCCACCATCGTCTCGCTGCTGGGCACTTTCGGCGTGATGTATTTGCTGGGCTTCAGCCTGAATAACTTGTCGCTGATGGCGCTGACCGTGGCCACCGGCTTCGTGGTCGATGACGCCATCGTGGTGCTGGAAAATACCACCCGCCATATCGAAGCGGGCATGGACCGCTTCGAGGCGGCGCTGCTTGGTGCGCGCGAGGTGGGCTTCACGGTGCTGTCGATCAGTCTTTCGCTGATTGCCGTGTTCATTCCGCTGCTGTTCATGGGCGGCCAGTTCGGCGCGCTGTTCAAGGAATTTGCCATTACCCTGTCGGCCGCGGTGATGATTTCGCTGGTGATCTCGCTGACCACCACGCCGATGATGTGCGCCTGGCTGCTGTCGCCGGATAATGTCCACGCCAAGCCGCCGGGCCGCGTCGCGCGCTTCTTCGAGCGCGGCTTCGACGCCATCCTCAAAGGCTACGAGCATGCGCTGGACTGGGCGCTGCACAGCGTCTGGCTGGTGATGCTTAGCCTGGTGTTTGTGATTGGCCTGAACTTCTACCTGTTCGCGGCGATTCCCAAGGGCGGCTTCCCGCAGCAGGACACGGGCCAGATCAATGGCGGCATCCGCGCCGACCAGAGCATCTCGTTCCAGGCCATGCAGGGCAAGCTGAAACAGCTGGTCGACATCATCAAATCCGATCCGGACGTGGCCACGGTGGTCGGCTTTACCGGCGGCCGGCGCGCCGGCGGCGGTTTCATGTTCATCAACCTGAAGCCGGCCAATGAACGCAAGGTGGCGGGGCAGGCGGTGATTGCGCGCCTGCGGCCGAAGCTGGCCAGGGTCACCGGCGTCAGCCTGTTCCTCAGCCCCGTGCAGGATCTGCGCTCGGGCGGCCGTTCGGCCAACGCCAACTATCAGTACACGCTGAAGTCCGACAACCAGGCCGACCTGAAAAAATGGGCGGCGCGTCTGGCCGAAGCGATGAAGGGGCAGAAAGCGCTGACCGACGTCGACTCCGACCAGGCCGACAACGGCGTCGAGACCTTCGTCACCATCGACAAGCAGAGCGCCTCGCGGCTGGGCATCTCGACCAAGGATATCGACAACGCGCTGTACGACAGCTTCGGCCAGCGCCAGGTGGCGACCATCTATGATGAGCTGAACCAGTATCACGTCATCATGGAAGTGGCGCGCGAGTATGCGCGCAGTCCGGAGTCGCTGAAGGACGTCTACGTGCCGTCCACCGGCCTGCCGGCGCCGAGCGCCGCCAACCCGAGCGGCGCCCAGGTGGCGACGACGGCGGCGGCCACCAGCACCAGCGGCACCAGCAGCACCACGACGACATCGTCGGCCACCGCCGCCAACATCGCCGCGCCGGCGGTGCGCGATGCCTCGTCCGGTAATTCGCTGAGCACTTCGGCCACCACCATGGTGCCGTTGTCGACGGTCGCCAGCTACGCCGAAAGCTCGGCGCCGACCTCGATCAACCATCAGGACGGCGAACTGGCCACGACCATCGCCTTCAACCTGGTGGAGGGCGCCAGCCTGTCCGACGCGGCGGCGCAGATCGCCCAGGCGGAGGCGGACATCGCCATGCCGGGTAATGTGCGCGGCAGCTTTGCCGGCGCCGCCAAGTCGGCGCAGGACAGCAACAAGTCGCTGCCGCTGCTGATCCTGGCCGCCATCGTGGTGATCTATATCGTGCTGGGCATTCTGTACGAAAGCCTGGTGCACCCGGTGACGGTGCTGACCACGCTGCCGTCGGCCGGTGTCGGCGCGGTGCTGGCGCTGCTGATCTTCAAGATGGAGTTCTCGACGATTGCGCTGATCGGCATCTTCCTGCTGATCGGTATCGTCAAGAAGAACGCCATCCTGATCATCGACTTTGCGCTGGAAGCCGAGCGCGCGCGCGGCCTGGCGCCGATGGAAGCGGTGCGCGAAGCCTGCCTGCTGCGTTTCCGCCCGATTCTGATGACCACCGTGGCCGCCGCCCTGGGCGCGCTGCCGCTGGCGATCGGTTTCGGCGAAGGCTCGGAGCTGCGCCAGCCGCTTGGCGTGGCCATTATCGGTGGCCTGATCGCCAGCCAGCTGCTAACGCTGCTGACGACGCCCGTGGTCTACATCCTGATGGACAAGCTGCGTCGCCGCAGCCCGTCCGAACAACAACTGAGCCGCATCCATAGCGGCGAATCGCCGATTATTTCATGA